In the genome of Phaeodactylum tricornutum CCAP 1055/1 chromosome 20, whole genome shotgun sequence, one region contains:
- a CDS encoding predicted protein gives MIQSLRNIRNFSGRRLLTPLLLVTIGFIAQGDVHAWILPPTRSSLDSRSSKVLLGLCPTTALTARKRLCNADDFAPNTDGVTPPSPAYSRSTFAQYASKCLISALVALQISSVMIAPVLAGEMVSLPSSKERYWNIMREGTPDERLTANAALLDHAVGTINTMYYDNSGGINFQPRDFFQIWKSWLKESKPTLESRQGAEEGLRWLVTQLGDPYSLYLTWEELKGELSTNPHGFLGLGAMVAPAGATFFGSVSAPVMADIPPALKTSSGKELLSATQVRHLPVITALAPHSPAERSGLTVGDRIVAVAQDNFLSQSPEAIQARLTNTYNAENYLGHPDVTVAKPVYAVDNTGSRETIVAYRPMHVRLASVNAQEPFSPRRENTVSGGDAIVHYELLSNEQSTLFGKTTNSPVGYIRLTRFSKASTAGFLHAVEELEQAGATSYVLDLRNNYGGVIQEAMLTASTMLRDPHAVLCYTMNSRGGFTPHDVEEYVVDTRYPGYLLSKESTTVTYEQVKRENPAFLSSSMAWSPPSAYASLREQGVKRGIHRPTFVNDNHMNEWQISAAQLKQLRAQKNIALLVNEGTASSAEVFTAALHDNGRTVAVVGTKTYGKGISFTLFSLIQHTFPLPDGAGLRLTVAEFLTPALRHVTQVGSARYDQQTGEWAGSGIQPDILCTSNQGIPGNIGADFCVSVALDALNEAQLVDAAWPYPQNNVAVVKRVGGSLDGSQPRRQVVAGVTKLRIVACFFSVVRRTSGLLAKQDKPTPTHIVMAHPKAAKSYTEKIEQEWNSLTSFQEEDSSGTPAAQLAYNRSQSIIRDLPTPRGNL, from the exons ATGATCCAAAGCCTGCGGAACATTCGGAACTTCTCCGGTCGTCGGCTTCTCACGCCACTGCTGCTCGTCACTATTGGTTTTATTGCACAAGGCGACGTGCACGCTTGGATTTTACCACCTACACGATCGTCGTTGGATTCACGTTCAAGTAAGGTACTTCTAGGCCTTTGTCCTACCACGGCATTGACGGCGCGGAAACGTTTGTGCAATGCGGATGACTTTGCTCCCAACACTGATGGGGTTACTCCGCCGTCCCCCGCGTACTCCCGGTCCACGTTTGCCCAATACGCGTCCAAGTGCCTCATCAGCGCTTTGGTCGCACTGCAAATTAGTTCCGTGATGATAGCACCGGTATTGGCAGGCGAAATGGTCAGTTTGCCTTCGTCTAAAGAGCGCTACTGGAACATTATGCGGGAAGGGACTCCGGACGAAAGACTCACCGCCAACGCCGCCCTACTTGATCATGCCGTCGGTACCATCAACACAATGTACTACGATAACTCGGGGGGCATCAATTTCCAACCACGCgatttcttccagatctggAAGTCTTGGTTGAAGGAATCGAAACCAACGTTAGAATCGCGCCAAGGTGCCGAAGAAGGCCTTCGCTGGCTGGTGACCCAACTGGGTGACCCCTACAGCCTCTACTTGACGTGGGAAGAATTAAAGGGCGAACTTTCTACCAATCCACACGGATTTTTGGGATTGGGGGCAATGGTCGCGCCCGCCGGTGCCACCTTTTTTGGTTCCGTGAGCGCCCCCGTCATGGCCGACATCCCACCCGCGCTCAAAACCTCCAGTGGCAAGGAGCTGCTGAGTGCCACGCAAGTCAGGCACTTGCCCGTCATTACGGCATTGGCTCCACACTCCCCGGCGGAACGCTCCGGCCTGACCGTGGGGGATCGGATCGTCGCGGTGGCGCAGGACAACTTCTTGTCGCAATCACCGGAAGCGATCCAGGCTCGACTGACCAATACCTACAACGCCGAAAATTACCTCGGACATCCCGATGTTACCGTCGCGAAACCCGTCTACGCAGTCGATAATACAGGAAGCCGGGAAACGATTGTGGCGTACCGTCCGATGCATGTCCGACTCGCTTCCGTCAACGCACAAGAACCATTCTCGCCACGGCGGGAGAACACCGTCTCTGGAGGAGACGCAATTGTACATTACGAACTCTTGTCGAATGAACAATCGACGTTATTTGGTAAGACCACGAATAGTCCGGTAGGCTACATTCGACTCACCCGATTTTCCAAAGCTTCGACGGCCGGTTTTTTGCACGCTGTGGAAGAACTCGAACAGGCTGGAGCCACGTCGTACGTGCTGGACTTGCGCAACAACTACGGCGGTGTTATTCAAGAAGCCATGCTCACGGCATCAACCATGCTACGTGACCCCCACGCAGTCTTGTGCTATACCATGAACTCTCGCGGAGGCTTTACTCCACACGACGTCGAAGAGTACGTCGTCGATACTAGGTATCCTGGATATCTCCTGAGTAAGGAATCCACTACGGTAACTTACGAACAAGTCAAACGGGAGAACCCGGCGTTCTTGTCCAGCAGTATGGCCTGGTCGCCGCCGAGTGCCTACGCATCGCTGCGGGAACAGGGCGTGAAACGAGGTATTCATCGTCCCACATTCGTGAACGACAACCACATGAATGAATGGCAGATTTCTGCTGCGCAGCTCAAGCAACTACGCGCGCAAAAGAATATTGCGTTGCTCGTCAATGAAGGAACTGCAAGCTCTGCAGAAGTCTTTACCGCCGCTTTGCACGACAATGGTCGGACGGTGGCGGTTGTGGGAACCAAAACCTACGGGAAAGG AATATCCTTTACACTTTTCAGTCTGATCCAGCATACATTTCCCTTGCCTGATGGTGCTGGCTTGCGGTTGACAGTAGCAGAATTTCTGACGCCGGCCCTTCGACATGTAACACAGGTTGGTAGTGCAAGGTATGATCAACAAACTGGTGAATGGGCCGGTAGTGGCATCCAACCCGACATCTTGTGCACCAGCAATCAAGGTATCCCCGGCAATATTGGTGCTGATTTTTGCGTCAGTGTTGCTTTGGATGCGCTCAACGAAGCGCAACTGGTGGACGCTGCGTGGCCTTACCCACAAAACAACGTAGCAGTCGTCAAACGCGTAGGAGGCTCGTTGGACGGAAGTCAGCCACGCCGGCAAGTGGTTGCTGGAGTGACCAAA TTACGAATAGTCGCGTGCTTTTTTTCGGTCGTGAGACGAACATCAGGGTTATTGGCCAAACAAGACAAACCGACACCGACACACATTGTTATGGCGCACCCCAAAGCAGCCAAGAGCTACACGGAAAAAATAGAAC AAGAGTGGAATTCGTTGACATCTTTCCAGGAAGAAGATTCCTCGGGTACTCCTGCAGCTCAGCTTGCCTACAACCGGAGTCAATCGATAATAAGGGACTTACCAACTCCAAGAGGTAACCTTTAA
- a CDS encoding predicted protein codes for MLERPRPAIKERGSEIMSNSGVEQCKRAHPDAVEADVRSRQQKRIASLDDEKDQSFKRLKRGEMDIKRDSLSNNHLTVNMQSEDELAMGYNAFALHSSRLPGAFNGFTSHLERQNLLRGLAPSQVSSGDTSFSLLSAQQRAVASQASTFSPGPWGSSSAMGPVRSQQRFPPDYSPELAQLLRLRALNGQLLTPLSGAQQPMASGIGSYGGLGMNFDSLLDQRAALLRQQALVGSAIPYGAGGSLGGLNSGLQQQMRSLAVGRGLGSLQASAGLYDHTNLSTFGGRDTSGVTAGGGIPLGLPVTLAQQEDSLKLSSHQVFLRHQIEAFQAGEDDVTTHTRGRNKPIARGQVGIRCRHCAHLPVSRRQKGSTYFPATLLGLYQAAQNMSTTHMQCGLCTEMPEEIKQQFVNLISSKVVSSGAGRPYWARSAKKLGLVDSEDGIRFIRSLPRGYRFQDE; via the exons ATGCTTGAGCGACCGAGGCCTGCGATCAAAGAAAGGGGCAGTGAGATCATGTCTAACAGTGGTGTGGAGCAATGCAAACGAGCACATCCAGATGCTGTAGAGGCTGATGTTCGCTCGCGGCAGCAGAAAAGGATTGCATCCTTAGACGATGAGAAAGACCAATCTTTCAAAAGGTTGAAGAGGGGGGAGATGGACATAAAGAGAGACTCTCTATCGAATAAtcatctaactgtaaatatgcAATCTGAGGACGAGTTGGCTATGG GTTATAACGCGTTTGCACTCCACTCCAGCAGGCTACCCGGGGCATTCAATGGATTCACTTCGCACCTTGAACGCCAGAATTTGCTTCGAGGGCTAGCTCCTAGCCAGGTTTCAAGCGGAGATACCAGCTTTTCGCTGTTGAGTGCCCAACAACGCGCTGTGGCGTCTCAGGCCTCTACTTTTTCACCGGGACCCTGGGGGTCCTCGTCAGCCATGGGTCCCGTGCGGAGCCAACAGCGGTTCCCTCCTGACTATTCCCCGGAGCTAGCTCAACTACTTCGGCTACGCGCCTTGAATGGGCAGCTGCTAACACCTCTTTCTGGTGCTCAACAACCAATGGCTTCTGGTATCGGGTCGTACGGGGGACTAGGAATGAACTTCGATAGCTTGCTGGATCAACGGGCGGCCCTGCTCCGTCAGCAGGCATTGGTGGGTAGCGCCATTCCCTATGGCGCAGGGGGAAGTCTTGGTGGACTAAACTCAGGTCTACAGCAGCAGATGAGAAGTCTAGCAGTGGGTAGAGGACTGGGATCTCTGCAAGCCTCCGCAGGCCTCTATGACCACACTAATCTGTCCACCTTTGGTGGAAGGGACACGAGTGGAGTTACTGCAGGGGGCGGTATACCTCTTGGTCTTCCAGTGACATTGGCTCAGCAGGAGGATTCCCTAAAGCTTAGCAGTCATCAAGTTTTTCTACGCCATCAAATTGAGGCGTTTCAGGCAGGTGAAGACGATGTTACGACTCATACGCGAGGTCGGAACAAGCCAATTGCGCGTGGCCAAGTAGGAATACGGTGTCGACACTGCGCTCACTTGCCCGTATCacgacgacaaaaaggaTCAACGTACTTCCCGGCTACACTACTAGGGCTCTATCAAGCCGCCCAGAATATGAGCACTACCCATATGCAGTGCGGCCTGTGCACCGAAATGCCCGAAGAAATCAAGCAACAGTTTGTGAATCTGATCTCGTCCAAGGTTGTGAGTTCAGGTGCTGGCAGACCATACTGGGCACGATCAGCAAAGAAACTGGGGTTGGTAGATTCGGAGGACGGTATACGCTTTATCAGATCATTGCCTCGAGGATATCGATTCCAGGATGAGTGA
- a CDS encoding predicted protein, which yields MKSTKRAEHHEGGRKRRKKETVDFTGSTTHELGLRLGRGSSGFFMSRPDDGPLRSTIPVNAALREDYQNRRERDAMARLLESTRARLPHARGMTHINGEQTQVPAGSHDLQSWHYHRARTASPIDATGFLHANGLMGGRTAALSSLIPQLYRVNESDLLQSPSSFQALAQAHAIHAFQDSVINVASLRQLPGRDILTLGNFGIPGLLSNRTLSHQPLAANTTPASPSSARSDAGKPMALPSDEDNLSEYQCLIRAQIDLFEARTRDIECNAQGRNKPIALGQVGIRCRHCSFLPPGRRPRGAVYFPAKLPGLYQAAQNMAINHFSESCQAIPECTRSKLLRLKELKTTVLGGGKQYWANGARVLGIKETDHGLVFDLSISEEFIDTKEGQRILES from the coding sequence ATGAAATCTACGAAGAGAGCCGAGCACCATGAAGGGGGTAGGAAGCGACGAAAGAAGGAGACAGTAGACTTTACAGGATCGACAACTCATGAACTTGGGCTACGCTTGGGACGTGGGTCGTCTGGATTCTTCATGTCTCGACCAGATGATGGGCCTTTGCGATCTACTATTCCAGTGAATGCTGCTTTGCGTGAAGATTACCAAAATCGTCGAGAGCGGGATGCTATGGCGCGTTTGCTAGAGTCTACGAGAGCTAGGCTGCCGCATGCTCGTGGCATGACACATATAAATGGAGAGCAAACCCAGGTACCAGCAGGATCGCATGACCTCCAGTCGTGGCATTACCACAGGGCGCGCACTGCTAGTCCAATAGATGCGACCGGTTTCTTGCATGCGAATGGGTTAATGGGCGGTCGCACCGCAGCTCTGTCGAGCTTAATTCCTCAGCTCTATCGCGTGAACGAATCAGATCTGCTGCAGAGCCCATCATCGTTCCAAGCGCTCGCTCAGGCGCATGCAATACATGCCTTCCAAGACAGTGTAATAAACGTGGCTTCACTTCGCCAGCTCCCTGGACGTGACATTCTCACTTTAGGTAATTTCGGAATACCTGGCTTGCTCAGCAATAGGACTTTGTCGCATCAACCGTTGGCCGCAAATACGACACCCGCGAGCCCATCTTCGGCTCGTTCTGATGCTGGCAAGCCCATGGCTCTTCCGTCAGACGAAGATAATCTTTCTGAGTATCAGTGTCTGATTCGTGCTCAGATTGATCTTTTTGAAGCCCGAACTCGTGACATTGAATGCAACGCCCAAGGACGAAACAAACCGATAGCTCTAGGGCAAGTCGGTATTCGGTGTCGTCATTGCTCGTTTTTGCCCCCGGGGCGTCGGCCTCGCGGAGCGGTATATTTTCCTGCAAAACTTCCTGGATTGTACCAGGCGGCGCAGAATATGGCGATCAATCACTTCTCAGAGAGCTGTCAAGCTATTCCGGAGTGCACTCGCAGCAAGCTTTTGCGACTAAAAGAACTTAAAACAACCGTTCTAGGAGGGGGAAAGCAATACTGGGCCAACGGTGCTCGCGTGTTGGGAATCAAAGAGACTGATCATGGTTTAGTATTCGACCTTTCCATCTCAGAAGAATTCATTGACACGAAAGAGGGCCAACGAATCTTGGAGAGTTGA
- a CDS encoding predicted protein: MSDLNSDLSGSVNSSVVDPSTGLVNTVDSRVAIVAETEMLETNELGRKRQKTADESDPLNVVISHQQSPTKGQPTPQMPSFFPNSVQYVTQPTSAQAMSYHGLLLQSQHQRTLSPPPPQYNHVQPANTAQQTLATNLGSKVDRRTASSPFPQGWVSHPLFSQAIQYSMQQQHRQQASIGSTGSNPSNMSSMIPLSLQGNLSGGQLISGMMRSAAVSDVAQALEPGMVGRPPTQLFMSCDADSLSEYQCLVRRHIELFEAVRDDVESNAQGRNRPIIMGQVGIRCRHCTMLPPKHRARGAIYYPTKLHGLYQAAQNMASSHLCEHCQHVPQQLRSELLKLKDRKSSAGGGKKYWADGIRILGVFEDGDGLRFEKR; the protein is encoded by the exons ATGTCGGACTTAAACAGCGATTTAAGCGGCAGTGTAAATTCATCGGTGGTCGACCCTTCGACGGGTCTTGTAAATACAGTTGATAGCCGAGTTGCCATCGTCGCGGAGACAGAGATGTTGGAAACGAACGAATTAGGCAGAAAGCGTCAGAAGACGGCTGACGAATCCGATCCTCTTA ACGTGGTGATTTCACATCAGCAGTCTCCCACAAAAGGACAACCTACACCTCAGATGCCCTccttttttccaaattctGTACAATATGTCACTCAGCCGACGAGCGCTCAAGCAATGAGCTACCATGGCCTTCTCTTGCAGTCACAGCACCAGCGAACACTttcgccaccaccaccacagtACAACCATGTACAGCCCGCCAACACAGCTCAGCAGACATTGGCAACTAATTTAGGCTCGAAAGTTGATCGGCGAACGGCTAGCAGCCCTTTTCCCCAGGGATGGGTGTCGCACCCCCTTTTTTCACAGGCTATTCAGTATAGtatgcaacaacagcatcgTCAGCAAGCATCAATAGGATCGACTGGATCAAATCCTTCGAATATGAGCAGTATGATTCCACTTTCTCTTCAAGGGAATTTATCGGGGGGTCAGTTGATTTCTGGAATGATGAGGTCAGCTGCAGTATCAGACGTGGCGCAGGCGCTAGAGCCCGGTATGGTAGGTCGTCCGCCAACGCAGCTGTTTATGAGTTGTGATGCAGACTCTCTGTCGGAGTATCAATGTCTGGTACGGAGACATATCGAACTTTTTGAAGCCGTACGTGACGATGTCGAATCGAACGCTCAAGGGAGGAATAGGCCGATCATTATGGGTCAAGTCGGTATTAGATGCCGACACTGCACAATGCTGCCTCCTAAGCATCGCGCTCGTGGAGCCATTTATTACCCCACTAAGCTGCACGGTCTTTACCAGGCGGCACAGAACATGGCGAGCAGTCACTTGTGTGAGCATTGCCAGCACGTCCCCCAGCAGTTGCGGTCGGAGCTCTTGAAACTCAAAGATCGCAAGTCTTCGGCTGGCGGGGGCAAGAAGTATTGGGCGGATGGTATCCGCATTTTGGGCGTCTTTGAAGACGGCGACGGATTGCGTTTTGAAAAGCGCTAA
- a CDS encoding predicted protein: protein MKLDPTVLRTMSKEDFRVLEAVEKGMKDHALVPLPLTTSIANLRHGGAHKIVSSLLRDKLLSHERTKNGYDGYRVTNAGYDILALQNLKARKIVAALGQRIGTGKESDVYLAVDLSGQQIVLKFHRLGRTSFRNVKKKRDYFGNAAQQAHSWLFLSTLSALKEFAFMKALYDVHYSTPVPIAHNRHIVAMGLVRGVPLYQVFPKQLSAEQAADIYEQAIALAARLAKHGLVHCDLNEFNLLVDLSEPIARLDNGDPKPVVTLIDFPQMISTKHPNAQELYERDLACLRRFFELKIQCTI, encoded by the exons ATGAAGTTAGATCCTACTGTTTTGCGTACCATGAGCAAAGAGGACTTTCGAGTTCTCGAAGCTGTAGAAAAGGGCATGAAAGATCATGCTTTGGTGCCATTGCCACTTAcaacttccattgccaaTCTGCGACACGGAGGGGCCCACAAAATAGTTTCCAGTCTATTACGTGATAAGCTATTGAGTCATGAGCGAACAAAGAACGGATACGATGGATACCGTGTTACGAATGCTGGATACGATATTTTGGCGCTCCAGAATCTCAAAGCTAGGAAAATTGTCGCTGCTCTCGGTCAGCGGATCGGCACCGGAAAAGAAAGCGACGTCTATCTTGCGGTCGATCTTTCGGGTCAACAAATTGTGTTGAAATTTCACCGATTGGGTCGAACGTCTTTTAGAAACGTCAAGAAGAAGCGGGACTATTTTGGAAACGCTGCACAACAAGCGCATTCCTGGCTGTTTCTTAGCACACTTTCGGCTTTGAAAGAGTTCGCTTTTATGAAAGCACTTTACGATGTTCATTACTCTACACCGGTACCGATTGCACACAATCGACATATTGTCGCCATGggccttgtccgtggcgTCCCTCTATATCaagtttttccaaaacagctTTCTGCGGAGCAGGCGGCCGACATTTATGAGCAGGCGATTGCTTTGGCGGCTCGGTTAGCTAAACACGGGCTCGTCCATTGTGACTTGAATGAATTTAACCTACTGGTTGATTTATCCG AACCGATCGCCCGTCTGGATAATGGCGATCCGAAACCGGTTGTGACGTTAATTGACTTTCCTCAAATGATTTCTACGAAGCATCCGAATGCTCAGGAGTTGTATGAGCGAGACTTGGCATGCCTGCGAAGATTTTTTGAACTGAAAATTCAGTGCACTATA
- a CDS encoding predicted protein, whose translation MNLDSIEKDCQDRTRHLALVPCRMFNSSRTVNTNSTASSSLVSACDLSQSTAEHLSHVGERAVDRDLIEEQLAIMRQIEEEHQEIVATNSKFPPENSDRPYNLYGAYQEVAHTLAEDGNGVAPRLPRDQDAVQIQGFNYNVIQRKQLVQSNQANRMLATVPDSSVSDRNERIQTRVMHPMSSINETLKSKGMEQRNDLLQDLASTLSNGQKLRVKGIHQTYKDISTGKAVLVKCPCCFTFLQVGNTSINIYCTICEHVSPMELARQADSSGSTQVPSHEALSDIDSQIAGIMQIQELDVADACSMAKHADKTNLSSA comes from the coding sequence ATGAATTTAGATTCTATTGAAAAAGACTGCCAAGATCGCACCCGTCATTTGGCATTGGTACCGTGCCGGATGTTTAATTCCTCCCGAACTGTGAATACGAACTCAACTGCTTCTTCCAGCTTGGTTTCTGCATGTGACCTTTCCCAATCCACGGCCGAACATCTGAGccatgtgggagaaagagCCGTTGATCGGGATCTCATTGAGGAACAGCTCGCGATTATGCGGCAGATCGAAGAAGAGCACCAAGAAATAGTCGCAACAAATTCAAAATTTCCGCCTGAAAACTCGGACAGACCTTACAATTTATATGGAGCCTATCAGGAAGTTGCGCATACCTTAGCAGAAGACGGAAATGGCGTAGCCCCTCGCCTTCCACGCGACCAAGACGCTGTTCAGATCCAAGGATTTAACTACAATGTAATCCAGCGGAAACAGCTGGTTCAGTCGAACCAAGCGAACCGAATGCTAGCAACTGTGCCAGATTCCTCTGTATCGGACCGAAACGAGCGAATTCAAACTCGCGTGATGCATCCCATGTCGAGTATCAACGAAACTTTAAAAAGCAAGGGAATGGAGCAACGGAATGACTTATTACAGGATCTTGCCTCCACTCTCAGCAACGGCCAAAAGCTTCGAGTAAAAGGAATACATCAAACATACAAGGACATTTCTACAGGCAAGGCTGTCCTGGTCAAGTGTCCTTGTTGCTTCACCTTCTTGCAAGTTGGCAATACAAGCATCAATATTTACTGCACTATTTGTGAGCATGTGTCACCAATGGAACTGGCTAGGCAAGCAGACTCATCAGGCTCTACTCAAGTACCTTCCCACGAGGCATTGTCGGATATAGATTCGCAGATTGCAGGGATTATGCAAATTCAAGAACTGGACGTAGCCGATGCTTGCAGCATGGCAAAGCATGCCGACAAAACAAACCTCTCATCAGCATAA
- a CDS encoding predicted protein, giving the protein MIAIIAAGLLALPALLVQVATALIVAFLSVPALCILLFRKPRHLRPNLGDPDGDAHVIITGGSSGIGLSIARECVRRGVRRVTILARTVSKLETAKKELEELNAQSKKTKQIKAVSVDVTDYKALEKTALELLGKTPSHSTYLFCCAGETEPAYFDDIPPDVFARITQTNQLGSIYTTKAFLPHMKAGTICFCSSICGQIGIFGYSAYSPTKFALRGFAECLHVELCNSPVNVQIAYPPDTDTPGFEKENVAKPKETQLISEQGGLSKPDDIARVMVTEAFRPNPRFNVYFTFDAWMLSSLTAGFSPIATMQDGVSQVAGMALFRFVSLFYLHDWWRIVRKFQEERDAEMSKTK; this is encoded by the coding sequence ATGATTGCCATTATCGCTGCGGGTCTATTGGCTCTTCCAGCGCTGCTGGTCCAAGTAGCCACGGCTCTGATTGTGGCGTTTCTGTCGGTACCAGCCTTGTGCATTCTCTTGTTCCGCAAGCCCCGTCATCTACGCCCTAACCTCGGCGACCCGGATGGCGATGCTCACGTTATCATTACAGGTGGTAGCAGCGGGATTGGTCTTTCGATTGCGAGAGAATGTGTGCGGCGGGGAGTGCGTCGTGTGACGATACTTGCAAGAACCGTTTCCAAACTAGAAACCGCCAAAAAAGAACTCGAGGAATTGAATGCTCAAAGTAAAAAAACCAAACAGATCAAGGCCGTGTCGGTTGATGTTACGGATTACAAAGCACTGGAGAAGACGGCGCTGGAACTGCTGGGGAAAACCCCTAGCCACTCCACTTATCTTTTTTGCTGTGCGGGAGAAACCGAACCCGCGTATTTTGATGACATCCCACCAGATGTTTTTGCCCGCATCACGCAGACGAACCAATTAGGTTCCATTTACACCACAAAAGCATTTCTACCACATATGAAAGCAGGAACAATATGTTTCTGTAGTAGCATTTGCGGGCAGATTGGTATTTTTGGGTATTCTGCCTATTCGCCGACCAAATTTGCACTCCGTGGATTTGCCGAGTGTCTGCACGTCGAATTGTGTAACAGCCCCGTCAACGTCCAGATCGCCTATCCACCCGATACCGATACGCCGggatttgaaaaggaaaacgtTGCTAAACCGAAGGAGACTCAGTTGATTTCAGAGCAAGGCGGCTTGTCGAAACCCGACGATATAGCGCGAGTCATGGTAACGGAGGCTTTTCGTCCTAATCCCCGCTTCAACGTGTACTTTACCTTTGACGCCTGGATGCTGAGCTCGTTGACGGCTGGATTTTCGCCCATAGCTACTATGCAAGACGGAGTGAGCCAGGTGGCGGGCATGGCGCTATTTCGCTTCGTCAGTTTGTTTTATTTGCACGATTGGTGGCGTATCGTTCGGAAGTTTCAAGAAGAACGTGACGCGGAAATGAGCAAGACCAAATAG
- a CDS encoding predicted protein has product MDDLDLPDPSLKNIIDQTTLQWVFVGGKGGVGKTTTSCCLGVQLAKSRTKVLLVSTDPAHNLSDAFCQKIGREPTPIHGFDNLCAMEIDASQEAESEIEATDDNDVFGQMFNDLQNSIPGIDEAMSFSELMKQVQQLDFDVVVFDTAPTGHTLRLLSFPTILEKAFAKVWELKDRFGGLIGQATALMSGGNNPAAAQEQLLGKLEETRAVINKVNQAFQDPTKTTFVCVCIPEFLSIYETERLVQELSKYGIDSHNIVVNQVLFPEKDAEELSAWYEANGATLPKEAREICSKLLARKRMQDKYIGQCFDLYGDDFHVVLMPLLDYEVRGVEKLKTFSELLVDPVDMDE; this is encoded by the exons ATGGACGACCTGGACCTTCCCGATCCTTCGCTCAAGAATATTATTGACCAGACCACTTTGCAATGGGTCTTTGTCGGTGGCAAAGGAGGTGTCGGCAAAACAACGACCTCCTGTTGTCTCGGCGTTCAGCTCGCCAAATCGCGTACCAAG GTCCTGTTGGTTTCCACCGACCCCGCACACAATCTCTCCGACGCATTTTGTCAGAAAATTGGACGCGAGCCCACGCCGATTCACGGGTTTGACAATCTCTGCGCCATGGAGATTGACGCCTCGCAGGAAGCCGAGTCGGAAATCGAAGCAaccgacgacaacgacgtcTTCGGACAAATGTTCAACGATTTGCAGAATTCCATTCCCGGCATTGACGAAGCCATGAGTTTCAGCGAGCTCATGAAGCAGGTGCAGCAGCTCGACTTTGACGTGGTGGTCTTTGATACGGCGCCCACCGGACACACACTCCGGCTCTTGTCCTTCCCAACCATTCTCGAAAAGGCTTTTGCCAAAGTATGGGAGCTTAAAGACCGCTTCGGTGGACTCATTGGGCAGGCAACGGCACTCATGAGTGGAGGCAATAACCCCGCCGCGGCCCAAGAACAACTGCTCGGAAAATTGGAAGAAACCCGTGCCGTCATCAACAAGGTTAACCAGGCTTTTCAAGATCCCACGAAAACGACCTTTGTCTGCGTCTGCATTCCGGAATTCTTGTCCATCTACGAAACGGAACGTCTAGTCCAGGAATTGTCCAAGTACGGCATTGATTCGCACAACATTGTGGTCAACCAAGTTTTGTTTCCGGAAAAAGATGCGGAAGAACTGTCGGCGTGGTACGAAGCAAACGGCGCCACTTTACCCAAGGAAGCTCGGGAGATCTGCTCCAAACTTTTGGCACGCAAACGGATGCAGGACAAGTACATTGGACAGTGCTTTGATCTGTATGGGGACGACTTTCACGTCGTCCTCATGCCCTTGCTGGACTACGAGGTTCGGGGTGTGGAAAAACTCAAGACCTTTTCGGAACTATTGGTCGATCCGGTGGATATGGACGAGTAA